In Gadus chalcogrammus isolate NIFS_2021 chromosome 13, NIFS_Gcha_1.0, whole genome shotgun sequence, a single genomic region encodes these proteins:
- the LOC130402129 gene encoding protein disulfide isomerase CRELD1 codes for MLNAILTTALPRLGLNPPLYLSFDSCPIMVLWMPLLAVWLSSAGPSVAHSCPDACASCSLQDKNRCLECEAGWTLYHNTCIDIDECGTAQGRCPPDTYCANTEGSYHCRECDQACGSCMGSGPARCRKCAAGYRLTGAKCQDVDECGETSLPCLGLDELCTNLEGSFLCDCADGFIRKNNVCVRTQPQSAQEKGLFEDVPEDEVAVLQQMFFGVVLCALATLAAKGDMVFTSIFMGGVAAMAGYWLSERGDRFLDRFLKGS; via the exons ATGTTAAATGCCATTCTAACAACAGCATTACCTAGGCTAGGTCTAAACCCACCTCTGTACCTTTCCTTTGACAGCTGTCCCATCATGGTTCTCTGGATGCCTCTCTTGGCCGTTTGGCTGAGCTCGGCAGGGCCCTCCGTGGCCCACAGCTGTCCCGACGCCTGTGCATCATGCTCCCTGCAGGACAAGAACCGCTGTCTGGAATGTGAAGCTGGATGGACGCTTTATCACAACAcctgtatag ACATCGATGAGTGTGGCACGGCGCAGGGCCGCTGCCCTCCAGACACCTATTGCGCCAACACCGAGGGCTCCTACCACTGCAGAG AGTGCGACCAGGCCTGCGGGAGCTGCATGGGCAGCGGGCCGGCGCGCTGCAGGAAGTGTGCGGCGGGCTACAGGCTGACGGGTGCCAAGTGTCAGG ATGTGGATGAATGCGGGGAGACCAGCCTGCCGTGCCTGGGTCTGGACGAGCTCTGCACAAACCTGGAAGGCTCTTTCCTCTGTGACTGCGCCGACGGGTTCATTCGTAAGAATAACGTCTGCGTGAGGACGCAGCCGCAAA GCGCCCAGGAGAAGGGTCTGTTCGAAGACGTCCCGGAGGATGAGGTGGCCGTGCTGCAGCAGATGTTCTTCGGGGTGGTGCTGTGTGCCCTGGCCACACTGGCGGCCAAGGGTGATATGGTCTTCACCTCCATATTCATGGGGGGCGTGGCGGCCATGGCTGGGTACTGGCTCTCGGAGCGAGGGGACCGCTTCTTAGACCGCTTCCTGAAGGGGTCCTAG